A window of Melospiza melodia melodia isolate bMelMel2 chromosome Z, bMelMel2.pri, whole genome shotgun sequence contains these coding sequences:
- the LOC134431658 gene encoding interferon-like, which translates to MPAPTATAPRLPHAAPALLLLLTALASSLACQHLWTPDDTFPGDALRLLQDMAVGHTQPCHLTEPPFFPASLLHNNLQPHQAAATALRILQHLFHTLSSNGTRQHWPSHARNHLLNKLQHHIHHLEQCLPDNAAPFKGPRNPLLAINKYFRDIHLFLHAHNHSACAWDHVRLEARASLQHLHNLTRT; encoded by the coding sequence atgcctgcgcccacagccacagcgccgcgcctgccacacgccgccccggcgctcctgctcctcctcaccgctctggccagcagcctggcctgccaacacctctggacccccgacgacaccttccccggcgacgctctccgcctcctccaggacatggctgtcggccacacacagccctgccacctgacagagccgcccttcttccccgccagcctgctccacaacaacctgcagccgcaccaagccgccgccaccgccctgcgcatcctgcagcacctcttccacaccctcagctccaacggcacccgccagcactggcccagccacgctcgcaaccacctcctcaacaagctgcagcaccacatccaccacctggagcaatgcctccccgacaacgccgcgcccttcaaaggaccacgcaacccgctgctcgccatcaacaagtacttcagggacatccacctcttcctgcacgcccacaaccacagcgcctgcgcctgggaccacgtccgcctcgaagctcgcgcctctctacagcacctccacaacctcacgcgcacc
- the LOC134432324 gene encoding interferon-like yields ALLLLLTALASSLACQHLWTHDDTFPGDALRLLQDMAVGHTQPCHLTEPPFFPASLLHNNLQPHQAAATALRILQHLFHTLSSNGTRQHWPSHARNHLLNKLQHHKHHLEQCLPDNAAPFKGPRNPLLAINKYFRDIHLFLHAHNHSACAWDHVRLEARASLQHLHNLTRT; encoded by the coding sequence gcgctcctgctcctcctcaccgctctggccagcagcctggcctgccaacacctctggacacacgacgacaccttccccggcgacgctctccgcctcctccaggacatggctgtcggccacacacagccctgccacctgacagagccgcccttcttccccgccagcctgctccacaacaacctgcagccgcaccaagccgccgccaccgccctgcgcatcctgcagcacctcttccacaccctcagctccaacggcacccgccagcactggcccagccacgctcgcaaccacctcctcaacaagctgcagcaccacaaacaccacctggagcaatgcctccccgacaacgccgcgcccttcaaaggaccacgcaacccgctgctcgccatcaacaagtacttcagggacatccacctcttcctgcacgcccacaaccacagcgcctgcgcctgggaccacgtccgcctcgaagctcgtgcctctctacagcacctccacaacctcacgcgcacc
- the LOC134431661 gene encoding interferon-like codes for MPAPTATAPRLPHAAPALLLLLTALASSLACQHLWTPDDTFPGDALRLLQDMAVGHTQPCHLTEPPFFPASLLHNNLQPHQAAATALRILQHLFHTLSSNGTRQHWPSHARNHLLNKLQHHIHHLEQCLPDNAAPFKGPRNPLLAINKYFRDIHLFLHAHNHSACAWDHVRLEARASLQHLHNLTRT; via the coding sequence atgcctgcgcccacagccacagcgccgcgcctgccacacgccgccccggcgctcctgctcctcctcaccgctctggccagcagcctggcctgccaacacctctggacccccgacgacaccttccccggcgacgctctccgcctcctccaggacatggctgtcggccacacacagccctgccacctgacagagccgcccttcttccccgccagcctgctccacaacaacctgcagccgcaccaagccgccgccaccgccctgcgcatcctgcagcacctcttccacaccctcagctccaacggcacccgccagcactggcccagccacgctcgcaaccacctcctcaacaagctgcagcaccacatccaccacctggagcaatgcctccccgacaacgccgcgcccttcaaaggaccacgcaacccgctgctcgccatcaacaagtacttcagggacatccacctctttctgcacgcccacaaccacagcgcctgcgcctgggaccacgtccgcctcgaagctcgcgcctctctacagcacctccacaacctcacgcgcacc
- the LOC134431577 gene encoding interferon-like, with protein MPAPTATAPRLPHAAPALLLLLTALASSLACQHLWTHDDTFPGDALRLLQDMAVGHTQPCHLTEPPFFPASLLHNNLQPHQAAATALRILQHLFHTLSSNGTRQHWPSHARNHLLNKLQHHIHHLEQCLPDNAAPFKGPRNPLLAINKYFRDIHLFLHAHNHSACAWDHVRLEARASLQHLHNLTRT; from the coding sequence atgcctgcgcccacagccacagcgccgcgcctgccgcacgccgccccggcgctcctgctcctcctcaccgctctggccagcagcctggcctgccaacacctctggacacacgacgacaccttccccggcgacgctctccgcctcctccaggacatggctgtcggccacacacagccctgccacctgacagagccgcccttcttccccgccagcctgctccacaacaacctgcagccgcaccaagccgccgccaccgccctgcgcatcctgcagcacctcttccacaccctcagctccaacggcacccgccagcactggcccagccacgctcgcaaccacctcctcaacaagctgcagcaccacatccaccacctggagcaatgcctccccgacaacgccgcgcccttcaaaggaccacgcaacccgctgctcgccatcaacaagtacttcagggacatccacctcttcctgcacgcccacaaccacagcgcctgcgcctgggaccacgtccgcctcgaagctcgcgcctctctacagcacctccacaacctcacgcgcacc
- the LOC134432017 gene encoding interferon-like, whose protein sequence is LPHAAPALLLLLTALASSLACQHLWTPDDTFPGDALRLLQDMAVGHTQPCHLTEPPFFPASLLHNNLQPHQAAATALRILQHLFHTLSSNGTRQHWPSHARNHLLNKLQHHIHHLEQCLPDNAAPFKGPRNPLLAINKYFRDIHLFLHAHNHSACAWDHVRLEARASLQHLHNLTR, encoded by the coding sequence ctgccgcacgccgccccggcgctcctgctcctcctcaccgctctggccagcagcctggcctgccaacacctctggacccccgacgacaccttccccggcgacgctctccgcctcctccaggacatggctgtcggccacacacagccctgccacctgacagagccgcccttcttccccgccagcctgctccacaacaacctgcagccgcaccaagccgccgccaccgccctgcgcatcctgcagcacctcttccacaccctcagctccaacggcacccgccagcactggcccagccacgctcgcaaccacctcctcaacaagctgcagcaccacatccaccacctggagcaatgcctccccgacaacgccgcgcccttcaaaggaccacgcaacccgctgctcgccatcaacaagtacttcagggacatccacctcttcctgcacgcccacaaccacagcgcctgcgcctgggaccacgtccgcctcgaagctcgcgcctctctacagcacctccacaacctcacgcgc
- the LOC134432018 gene encoding interferon-like, translating to LPHAAPALLLLLTALASSLACQHLWTPDDTFPGDALRLLQDMAVGHTQPCHLTEPPFFPASLLHNNLQPHQAAATALRILQHLFHTLSSNGTRQHWPSHARNHLLNKLQHHIHHLEQCLPDNAAPFKGPRNPLLAINKYFRDIHLFLHAHNHSACAWDHVRLEARASLQHLHNLTR from the coding sequence ctgccacacgccgccccggcgctcctgctcctcctcaccgctctggccagcagcctggcctgccaacacctctggacccccgacgacaccttccccggcgacgctctccgcctcctccaggacatggctgtcggccacacacagccctgccacctgacagagccgcccttcttccccgccagcctgctccacaacaacctgcagccgcaccaagccgccgccaccgccctgcgcatcctgcagcacctcttccacaccctcagctccaacggcacccgccagcactggcccagccacgctcgcaaccacctcctcaacaagctgcagcaccacatccaccacctggagcaatgcctccccgacaacgccgcgcccttcaaaggaccacgcaacccgctgctcgccatcaacaagtacttcagggacatccacctcttcctgcacgcccacaaccacagcgcctgcgcctgggaccacgtccgcctcgaagctcgcgcctctctacagcacctccacaacctcacgcgc
- the LOC134432412 gene encoding interferon-like: MPAPTATAPRLPHAAPALLLLLTALASSLACQHLWTHDDTFPGDALRLLQDMAVGHTQPCHLTEPPFFPASLLHNNLQPHQAAATALRILQHLFHTLSSNGTRQHWPSHARNHLLNKLQHHIHHLEQCLPDNAAPFKGPRNPLLAINKYFRDIHLFLHAHNHSACAWDHVRLEARASLQHLHNLTRT; the protein is encoded by the coding sequence atgcctgcgcccacagccacagcgccgcgcctgccgcacgccgccccggcgctcctgctcctcctcaccgctctggccagcagcctggcctgccaacacctctggacacacgacgacaccttccccggcgacgctctccgcctcctccaggacatggctgtcggccacacacagccctgccacctgacagagccgcccttcttccccgccagcctgctccacaacaacctgcagccgcaccaagccgccgccaccgccctgcgcatcctgcagcacctcttccacaccctcagctccaacggcacccgccagcactggcccagccacgctcgcaaccacctcctcaacaagctgcagcaccacatccaccacctggagcaatgcctccctgacaacgccgcgcccttcaaaggaccacgcaacccgctgctcgccatcaacaagtacttcagggacatccacctcttcctgcacgcccacaaccacagcgcctgcgcctgggaccacgtccgcctcgaagctcgcgcctctctacagcacctccacaacctcacgcgcacc